Within the Pirellulales bacterium genome, the region GCCGCGGTGATCGTCGATAAAATCACCCGCGGGGAGTGGGACGGGGGATATCCGACAGGGCTTTCTAGCGCACGGAGTCACATGGACCGGTTACGCTTTGACGGATTTCTTGGCACCCGCGCGTCGTTGATGCTCGATGTCGTCTTTCTGGCGATGTTCTTCGTGCTGGTCGTTCTGGCAGTGAGCATCTACCTGGTGCGCAATCGGCAGCGCTATCTGTTGCACAAACGCATTCAATTGCTGCTGGGAATCGTGCTCTTGGTGACCGTCACGCTGTTCGAGGCCGACATGCGCCTGAACGGTTGGAAAGATCGGGCCGCGGCGTCGCGATATTACGGACCGATGGCCGAGCCGACCTGGCTGCTGTCGACGGTGTACAAGAAAATACTCGGCCGCGCCGAAGTGCCAGGGCTGGTCTTTACATCGCTCGGCATCCACCTGTTTTTTGCCGTGACGACCAGCCTGCTTTGGATCTGGGTGATCGTGCAAGCACTCCGACAATTCCCCAAGCCGCCGGCGCCCAATCAGCACAGCGCCAGCCACAAGGTCTGGGCCTGGACAGCAGCCATCGATATGGGCCTGACAGCTCTCACAGGCTGGATCTTTTACGTGCTGGCGTTCGTGGCATGAGCAATTTGCGGTGGCAGAAGCGGGACGAAGGTTTGAGTAAGCACGAATTACACGAATAAGGAAGCAACAAGACGTACTTATTCGCGGTTGAGCTTTGTCCCCGCATTTCGTGACTTACTTTTGCTCGTGCAGGCATTCGAACGATCACCGTGTTTGGCGCGTTCGCA harbors:
- a CDS encoding DUF420 domain-containing protein, which codes for MDRLRFDGFLGTRASLMLDVVFLAMFFVLVVLAVSIYLVRNRQRYLLHKRIQLLLGIVLLVTVTLFEADMRLNGWKDRAAASRYYGPMAEPTWLLSTVYKKILGRAEVPGLVFTSLGIHLFFAVTTSLLWIWVIVQALRQFPKPPAPNQHSASHKVWAWTAAIDMGLTALTGWIFYVLAFVA